The proteins below are encoded in one region of Fervidicoccaceae archaeon:
- a CDS encoding winged helix-turn-helix transcriptional regulator, with protein sequence MSDDIYNSINVFRNKLTLLKHLDSVIDFSRATSQLELIVYLYSVRKPISIDELASALGYSKKAVLDSLRKLEKKGLLLKEKQSDELKVSLSERGAEFVTRMIKLLKPTSIPGEATLPVPVRLNLAREIVASVNLYRLIVYVGLVKEDKPVSVKKVAKILGVPKEDLRVLLDSFTQAPMRLFKLVRINGEDVLLMDKQGVEMLRRTIHYRIYVTSRLYRYLVRLTNTPWIAEMALKINTGAVISVSGIAALLGLTKALPPIMAAALIVPALSLASLNAYLYRHRAL encoded by the coding sequence TTGAGCGATGATATATACAACAGTATAAACGTGTTCAGGAATAAGCTGACCCTCTTAAAGCACTTGGACAGCGTTATCGATTTCTCAAGAGCCACCAGTCAATTGGAGCTAATCGTGTATCTCTATAGCGTCAGGAAACCGATCAGCATAGACGAGTTGGCCTCGGCGCTCGGCTACTCCAAGAAAGCTGTACTCGACTCGCTGAGAAAACTCGAGAAGAAGGGTCTTCTGCTCAAGGAAAAACAATCTGACGAATTGAAGGTATCATTGAGCGAGAGGGGAGCGGAGTTTGTGACGAGAATGATCAAGTTGCTGAAACCAACGTCGATCCCCGGCGAGGCGACGCTACCCGTACCAGTCAGATTAAACCTAGCCAGGGAGATCGTGGCGAGCGTAAATCTTTACAGACTCATAGTCTACGTGGGGCTCGTCAAAGAGGATAAACCGGTCTCGGTTAAGAAAGTTGCCAAGATCCTCGGCGTCCCTAAAGAAGACCTCCGCGTGTTGCTCGACTCCTTCACTCAGGCTCCCATGAGATTATTTAAGCTTGTCAGAATAAACGGCGAGGATGTGTTGCTGATGGACAAACAAGGAGTAGAGATGCTCAGAAGAACTATTCATTACAGAATATATGTAACTAGTAGACTATATAGATATCTGGTAAGGTTAACTAATACTCCGTGGATCGCCGAGATGGCTCTAAAGATAAACACGGGAGCGGTGATCAGCGTGAGCGGGATCGCCGCTCTCTTAGGACTGACCAAGGCGCTGCCGCCGATCATGGCCGCGGCGCTGATCGTTCCGGCTCTCTCGTTAGCGTCGCTCAACGCCTACTTATATCGTCACAGAGCACTCTAA